In Setaria viridis chromosome 5, Setaria_viridis_v4.0, whole genome shotgun sequence, the genomic stretch CCGGGGGCGGTGCCGTTCGTGTGGGAGTCGCAGCCGGGCACGCCCAAGGACGTCGCGcggatggccgccgccggcgcgctcccggccatcacgccgccgccgtcgtaccTGCTCCGCCACGGCAACGGCGGGGGCAGgcaggcggccgccgcctcggcggcgcgccATGACCAGAAGAGCGGCAAGGCGGCGAGGAGTGGCAAGAAGCGGCGCTGCAGGCTCAAGCGGATCAGGATCGGCTTCATCGCGGGCATCTTCCGGAGGATCAGCCTCGGCAAGGCGTGGCGGCGGTCGGCGCCGCCGGTCAAGGTGTCGTCCTCCAGCCGGTGGCTCTTCTCCTCGGTGGCCACGGAGGCAGGCGACCACAACCTTCACCAACAGGACGAGATTGCCGTCGCCGCGCACGCGACGAAGCCGCACAAGACCGTGCCGTGCAGCTTCCCGATCCCGTGGCTGCTGCGCTTCCGCTGCAGCTCCGGGaaccggggcggcggcgccgacggctgGGCGTAGAGCGGTCGCCCTCAAGGGTGGTGACGCCGGGAAGGGAATCCCAAGTCAGAAAGTGGTTTGTTATGGTTACGAATGACGTTGACGATTGTGTTCGTGCAGAGACTTTGTTTAGAGTATGTCCAGCAAGGCCAAATTGATGTTTGGTGTTGCCTAGCGAAGTGACGCATGAAGAAGTTCTATACCCTTGTGTTCATCGTGTCTACAGATCATGAAGTTCACGAGTTTGGAATATCCCGTTAACGTCTAGCGCTTCATGTTCATATAGTGTATATCTCCACTTTTGTTGTACATGAAGGGCAGATGGACGTTGGAATCCTATGTTGATTCTGCTAGTTGTCGTAATATGTGATGCTAGCTATCATTACCATCATCATATAAAGTGGTTGCATGCAATTGACAGGCTGCTCATCAAATGACTCGCTAGCTTCAGCTAATGGTAATGGAAGTGATGAACGATGCGTGAACCCCATGATGCCAATAGTGACGGAGAACCAACCAATTGCTTGATCAGTGTAAGTATATATTTACCAGTTAACAGTGCAGTTGCACAACTGATATTGATGTGGCAGAGATAAATTGTTGATGTAGTACAGTTTGTACAAGTTTATTATGACCACATTTACTGAGCATTTGGATGAACTATATTGACTGGTTCATTTCAAGCTCGATAAATGCATGCTGTCAGTCG encodes the following:
- the LOC117855756 gene encoding uncharacterized protein; the encoded protein is MPPGPDVADKAPAPAPPRSPHRGNGNGAVMPQSPLRIRQDGKFYERLLTKESSAANLSFRYYWAEPGAVPFVWESQPGTPKDVARMAAAGALPAITPPPSYLLRHGNGGGRQAAAASAARHDQKSGKAARSGKKRRCRLKRIRIGFIAGIFRRISLGKAWRRSAPPVKVSSSSRWLFSSVATEAGDHNLHQQDEIAVAAHATKPHKTVPCSFPIPWLLRFRCSSGNRGGGADGWA